A genomic region of Thermoplasmataceae archaeon contains the following coding sequences:
- the fen gene encoding flap endonuclease-1, with product MGVNISDIVQKHTTNLKEQSGAVVAVDAYNVIYQFLSGIREYDGNPLKDSHGRITSHLSGIFYRNITMMEQGIRPIYVFDGKPSHLKNRTLEERRLIKEKNYLELQAAIEAGDEERARSLSSRINYVTREITDEAREILGYMGLPYIDAPSEGEAQASVMSRLGLVSGVVSQDYDCLLFGARRVFRNFTMYGRRKVPGRNLYVNVNPEYIDLSEVLETNHISLQQLIDIGILIGTDFNQGLPRVGAKTALNLIKKFGTIHAVLKERGLEIENVDEIRAFFVSPPSI from the coding sequence ATGGGAGTGAACATCTCTGATATTGTGCAGAAACATACAACAAACCTGAAAGAACAGTCAGGTGCCGTGGTCGCTGTAGACGCCTACAACGTGATTTACCAGTTCCTCAGCGGAATAAGGGAATATGATGGCAATCCGCTTAAAGATTCCCACGGAAGAATTACCTCACACCTCTCTGGGATATTCTACCGTAACATCACGATGATGGAACAGGGTATTAGACCCATTTATGTGTTTGACGGCAAGCCATCCCATCTGAAGAACAGAACTCTGGAGGAACGGAGACTCATAAAGGAAAAGAATTATCTTGAGCTTCAAGCAGCCATAGAGGCTGGTGACGAGGAAAGGGCTAGGTCACTATCCTCTAGGATCAATTATGTCACAAGAGAGATCACGGATGAGGCAAGGGAGATCCTAGGATATATGGGGCTCCCATACATAGATGCCCCCTCGGAGGGAGAGGCGCAAGCGTCCGTCATGTCCAGGCTAGGGCTCGTCTCAGGCGTCGTCTCGCAGGATTATGACTGTCTCCTGTTTGGTGCCAGGCGCGTGTTCAGAAACTTCACCATGTACGGCAGGCGGAAGGTACCTGGAAGAAATCTTTATGTCAACGTGAATCCTGAATATATCGATCTTAGCGAAGTTCTGGAAACGAACCATATCTCACTTCAACAGCTGATAGATATAGGAATCCTGATCGGGACTGACTTTAACCAGGGGTTACCAAGGGTAGGAGCCAAAACGGCTCTAAATCTCATTAAAAAATTTGGCACAATCCATGCAGTGTTGAAGGAGAGAGGGTTGGAGATAGAGAACGTTGATGAAATCCGCGCTTTTTTTGTATCACCACCATCGATTCA
- the radB gene encoding DNA repair and recombination protein RadB: protein MDRVEIGDLQQKLPLGVGCIDKLLAGGIENSVITEIYGEGGSGKTNLALLFSISCTKLGKRVIFIDTEGVSPDRVLQISGENDQYRENLMIFRARSLEDQELALMRSERLIEKYGNVGLVVIDSFTEYFRLEKTADAAARIAGFQKQLSHISRIAVKFKIPALITNQVYQDIDSGSLQPFGGYVINHAMKAIFEITKIGNGKRRFTVIKHRSIAEGVFADFRIVSYGITCEA from the coding sequence ATGGACAGGGTCGAGATCGGTGATCTACAGCAGAAACTTCCCCTTGGAGTCGGGTGCATTGACAAACTCCTTGCAGGTGGCATCGAGAATAGTGTCATAACAGAGATATATGGCGAGGGGGGTTCTGGAAAAACCAATCTTGCCCTTCTCTTTTCAATTTCCTGCACCAAACTTGGAAAGCGTGTGATATTCATAGATACGGAGGGAGTATCACCAGATAGGGTTCTCCAGATTTCCGGCGAAAATGATCAGTACAGGGAAAATCTGATGATCTTCAGGGCCCGCAGTCTGGAAGACCAGGAACTCGCACTTATGAGAAGCGAAAGGCTGATTGAGAAATACGGCAATGTCGGCCTGGTCGTCATCGATTCATTCACAGAGTATTTTCGCCTCGAGAAAACAGCAGATGCCGCAGCAAGGATTGCCGGATTTCAGAAGCAACTCTCACATATCTCGCGGATTGCGGTCAAGTTTAAGATACCCGCGCTGATCACGAACCAGGTTTACCAGGATATTGATAGCGGTTCGTTGCAACCATTCGGTGGGTATGTTATCAACCACGCAATGAAAGCGATATTCGAAATTACAAAAATCGGAAACGGGAAACGGCGGTTCACGGTGATAAAACACAGATCAATAGCAGAGGGCGTATTCGCTGATTTCCGAATAGTAAGCTATGGAATAACCTGCGAGGCATAA
- a CDS encoding HAD-IB family phosphatase encodes MALSDFDLFVFDMDGVLTLDSSSWNYVHRRFSVDNSNLRQRFEDGKITYADFLKGDVKLWIEKRGRVSKEEVISILMEIPMTGGMVQAISSLKSEGKKVAIVSGGISWLADIVQSNVKFDHVNSNHIFTDKNGFLVPDGKIEVDFKRKDLNVRELRKKYSVPRERTVCIGDSLDDRSMFREAGYSIAFNPRHEDLSGYADTQVKSADLRDVVSAVRRL; translated from the coding sequence ATGGCTCTCTCTGATTTTGATCTGTTTGTCTTCGATATGGACGGCGTCCTGACTCTTGATTCAAGCAGCTGGAACTATGTGCACAGGAGATTCTCCGTGGATAACAGCAATCTGAGGCAGAGATTTGAGGATGGAAAAATTACCTATGCGGATTTCCTCAAAGGAGATGTTAAGCTGTGGATTGAAAAGAGAGGCAGGGTATCTAAGGAAGAAGTGATCTCGATCCTTATGGAGATACCAATGACCGGAGGAATGGTACAGGCCATAAGCAGCCTTAAGTCAGAGGGTAAGAAGGTTGCCATAGTGTCCGGTGGCATATCCTGGTTGGCGGATATTGTTCAGTCAAATGTGAAGTTCGATCATGTAAATTCCAACCACATTTTTACGGACAAAAATGGCTTCCTCGTACCAGACGGAAAGATTGAGGTTGATTTCAAGCGGAAGGACCTCAACGTAAGAGAACTGCGGAAAAAGTACTCCGTTCCAAGGGAAAGGACCGTCTGCATCGGTGACTCACTCGATGACCGGTCTATGTTTCGGGAGGCCGGGTATTCCATAGCCTTTAACCCAAGACACGAGGATCTCTCCGGTTATGCTGATACCCAGGTTAAATCCGCTGATCTCAGGGATGTAGTCAGTGCCGTTCGCCGGCTCTAA
- the proS gene encoding proline--tRNA ligase has protein sequence MDAANSDEKSITVKKSENFSEWYTQVITKSEFVDYSSVSGMIVFRPDAYFAWEAIKRAVDERLRADGVQNVYFPMLIPEKLLDREKEHIEGFSAEVAWVTQGGKSQLEERLAIRPTSEAIMYESYSKWVRSWRDLPIRQNQWNSVIRWEFKHPTPLLRNREFLWNEGHSVFATEEEAIAERDRILGIYSEVLRDYLAIPGIVGRKTDTEKFAGGQASYSIEHLMPDGKAIQGPDHHQDGQNFARAFDIKFLNRNEEYSYPFQNTYAITTRELGVIVLLHGDDKGLVMPPKLSRIQVVIVPIYSRQNREAVLDYCMKVRDSLSDKFRIYLDDSDEYSPGWKYNEYELKGVPLRIEIGAREQKGESLTVVRRDTSEKSIIPIANAGNRVSELMDSIHNNLYRRALEYLKSHITKTDDYAELKTIIGGKGGFVQSPWCGSAECEAKIKDETGAKATNMPLDAQGDVQGKKCIYCGKEARHIVNFARSY, from the coding sequence TTGGATGCTGCGAATTCTGACGAGAAGAGTATAACTGTGAAGAAGTCTGAGAATTTTTCAGAGTGGTATACACAGGTCATAACAAAATCGGAATTTGTTGATTACAGTTCTGTATCTGGAATGATCGTTTTCCGGCCGGATGCTTATTTTGCGTGGGAAGCCATAAAGCGGGCCGTAGATGAGAGGCTTAGAGCCGACGGGGTTCAGAACGTGTATTTTCCTATGCTCATTCCCGAGAAATTGCTGGACAGGGAGAAAGAACACATAGAGGGCTTTTCCGCAGAAGTTGCCTGGGTCACTCAGGGGGGAAAATCTCAGTTGGAGGAAAGGCTGGCAATAAGACCAACCTCAGAGGCCATAATGTACGAGAGCTATTCAAAGTGGGTGAGGTCATGGAGAGACCTTCCCATAAGGCAAAATCAGTGGAACTCCGTCATTCGCTGGGAGTTTAAGCATCCCACGCCTCTTCTCAGAAACAGGGAATTCCTGTGGAACGAGGGGCACAGTGTCTTTGCTACAGAGGAAGAAGCAATTGCTGAAAGAGACAGAATCCTTGGAATTTACAGTGAAGTGCTCAGGGACTATCTTGCCATTCCAGGTATCGTGGGAAGAAAAACAGATACAGAGAAATTTGCCGGGGGACAGGCAAGCTACAGTATTGAGCATCTTATGCCGGACGGAAAGGCGATACAGGGTCCGGATCATCACCAGGATGGTCAGAACTTCGCCCGTGCATTCGACATTAAGTTCCTGAACAGGAACGAGGAATACAGCTATCCATTCCAGAATACATACGCTATCACGACTAGAGAACTCGGTGTTATTGTCCTACTCCATGGTGATGATAAGGGTCTCGTGATGCCACCAAAATTGTCTAGAATTCAGGTAGTCATTGTGCCAATTTACAGTCGCCAGAATCGAGAAGCTGTGCTAGATTACTGCATGAAGGTAAGGGACTCCCTCTCAGATAAATTCAGGATTTATCTCGATGACTCAGACGAATACTCCCCTGGCTGGAAGTATAACGAATACGAACTTAAGGGAGTGCCATTGAGAATTGAAATAGGGGCAAGGGAACAGAAAGGAGAAAGCCTGACAGTTGTGAGAAGAGATACTTCAGAGAAGTCTATAATCCCGATTGCTAATGCCGGAAACAGGGTGTCAGAACTAATGGACAGCATTCATAACAACCTTTACAGGAGAGCTCTGGAGTACCTTAAGTCTCACATCACTAAAACAGATGATTATGCCGAATTAAAAACGATCATTGGCGGAAAAGGTGGTTTTGTCCAATCCCCATGGTGTGGATCGGCTGAGTGCGAGGCGAAGATAAAGGATGAAACAGGTGCAAAAGCTACCAATATGCCGCTGGATGCGCAGGGCGATGTCCAGGGCAAAAAGTGCATATATTGTGGTAAGGAGGCACGGCACATTGTCAATTTTGCGCGTTCCTATTGA
- a CDS encoding M20 family metallo-hydrolase: protein MAKSTVANGDEGFIVDIAKRLIPIQAISPESGGKGESLRADEICTMLDEMGYHDYKRYDVQDGHDVKRSSVILKVGNKAKTLWLISHIDTVPDGDRALWSHDPFKATMDGDRIYGRGTSDDGQAVFLSFLLLKHLRANDLKYNLGLAFAADEEMGSKYGIQHLIDQDIFRKDDLLMVPDAGAKDGLDIEIAEKSILWIKFKVQGKQYHASMPAQAINANREGMKFMLELDEFLHNNYSKQNPLFSPSYSTFEPTKREKNVDNINTIPGTEIMYLDCRILPEFDIDHVIDNIDRIIREFEKKSPAKITYSFSQKEQAPVPTSENAEVVQKLKAAIAATRNGTPRIVGIGGGTCAAFFRKIGIPAVVWSTTIDEVAHQADEYCLISNIKRDRETLEVMLYQ from the coding sequence ATGGCTAAGTCTACTGTCGCAAACGGTGATGAGGGGTTCATAGTTGACATTGCAAAGAGACTAATACCAATTCAGGCAATCTCTCCTGAATCCGGGGGAAAAGGGGAGTCACTCAGGGCTGATGAGATATGTACAATGCTTGATGAGATGGGTTATCATGATTACAAGAGATATGATGTGCAGGATGGACACGATGTCAAAAGATCAAGCGTTATACTGAAAGTTGGGAATAAAGCAAAAACGCTTTGGTTGATATCGCACATCGATACGGTTCCTGATGGGGACCGGGCACTGTGGTCTCATGATCCATTTAAGGCTACGATGGACGGTGACAGGATTTATGGAAGAGGCACTTCAGATGATGGACAGGCAGTATTCCTATCTTTCCTACTTCTTAAACATCTGAGAGCGAATGACCTTAAGTATAATTTGGGACTTGCATTCGCAGCAGACGAGGAAATGGGGAGCAAATACGGCATACAGCACCTTATTGACCAGGACATTTTCAGGAAAGACGACCTCCTGATGGTTCCCGACGCTGGTGCTAAGGATGGACTGGACATTGAAATAGCTGAAAAGAGCATACTCTGGATTAAATTCAAAGTCCAGGGAAAACAGTATCATGCCAGCATGCCAGCTCAAGCGATCAACGCGAACAGAGAGGGCATGAAGTTCATGCTTGAACTTGATGAATTTCTACACAATAATTACAGTAAGCAGAACCCCCTTTTTTCGCCCAGTTATTCTACCTTTGAACCAACAAAGAGAGAAAAAAACGTGGACAACATCAACACCATACCGGGAACTGAAATAATGTACCTTGATTGCAGGATACTTCCAGAATTCGACATAGACCATGTCATTGACAATATAGACAGGATTATCAGGGAATTTGAAAAAAAGAGCCCTGCAAAAATTACTTACTCATTCTCCCAGAAAGAGCAAGCCCCTGTTCCTACAAGTGAGAATGCCGAGGTAGTCCAGAAACTTAAGGCCGCAATTGCTGCAACCAGAAATGGAACCCCAAGAATAGTTGGAATTGGCGGAGGAACATGCGCAGCTTTCTTCAGAAAAATTGGGATACCGGCTGTGGTCTGGTCAACTACCATTGACGAAGTGGCACATCAGGCTGACGAATATTGCTTGATCAGCAACATAAAGAGGGACAGAGAAACCCTTGAGGTAATGCTCTATCAATAA
- a CDS encoding nicotinamide-nucleotide adenylyltransferase yields MRAFIVGRFQPFHRGHLEVIKEILKSNKSLIIGIGSAQYSHTLENPFTAGERHLMISTCLEREKIYDFYLVPIEDVNSNPLWVAHVESLTPKFNRVYSNNPLVKRLFSEKGYEVNSLELINRSNWSGTRIREKMRNGDSWESDVPDSVREIIEEIDGVQRLRDLSKSDDE; encoded by the coding sequence ATGAGAGCTTTCATCGTCGGAAGATTTCAGCCTTTTCACAGAGGGCACCTGGAAGTAATAAAGGAAATACTTAAATCGAATAAATCCCTGATTATAGGTATAGGAAGTGCCCAGTATTCTCACACACTCGAAAACCCATTTACAGCTGGAGAGAGGCATCTCATGATTTCTACATGCCTCGAGAGGGAGAAGATTTACGATTTCTATCTCGTTCCAATAGAGGATGTAAACTCAAACCCACTCTGGGTAGCCCATGTCGAATCCCTCACGCCTAAGTTCAACAGGGTGTACAGCAACAATCCCCTAGTTAAAAGGCTATTCAGCGAGAAAGGATACGAGGTAAATTCTCTTGAACTGATTAACCGCAGCAACTGGTCTGGCACAAGGATCAGGGAGAAAATGCGCAACGGAGATTCATGGGAATCAGATGTGCCTGACAGTGTCAGGGAAATAATAGAGGAAATAGACGGTGTCCAGAGGTTGAGGGACCTGTCCAAGTCCGATGATGAATAA
- a CDS encoding RidA family protein — translation MLKTKAIDLPDLPKGGPYSHAVISGGFIFVSGQTGNAPDRETDFVEQFRSAMDKIEKILKEAGASLENTVKTTVYISEAKYFRDMNNLFGKTFKKSPPARTTIVCGFVTDKVLVEIDVIAAMQQ, via the coding sequence ATGTTAAAAACAAAAGCTATAGATCTCCCGGATCTTCCTAAGGGTGGCCCCTATTCACATGCCGTGATTTCTGGTGGGTTTATCTTCGTTTCGGGTCAAACGGGCAATGCTCCGGACAGAGAAACAGATTTTGTGGAACAGTTCAGAAGTGCCATGGACAAGATAGAAAAGATTCTGAAGGAAGCGGGGGCTTCCCTGGAGAATACAGTGAAAACTACAGTGTATATCTCCGAAGCTAAATATTTCAGAGATATGAATAATCTTTTTGGAAAAACGTTCAAGAAGTCGCCACCGGCTCGAACTACCATAGTTTGTGGCTTCGTAACGGATAAAGTACTTGTTGAGATAGATGTCATAGCAGCAATGCAGCAATAA
- a CDS encoding FAD-binding oxidoreductase has translation MKLVEELEKACGKDVLTKKEELLPYMRDASYFEGKLPDAVVLATSAEEISKVMKICNEHKSHVTIRGGGSSLTGSSVPDGGGIVISVARMNRILEIRPSDNVVVAESGVRLDELNDRLSSIGFFYPPDPASSISATVGGTICTNAGGLRAATYGTTKEWVLGLQVVLPTGEIIETGGYTLKRSKGYDLTGLMIGSEGTLGVITKAILKIWPLPEETGRILAYFRDIRAAGRAISELKSRGIIPYVAEFMDRMSMDSITRAKGMKFPEEAKYLLLVDVASSSESMDRVLDRAAAIIGESMPVYMITTRDKIEMQKMYEARKGLYSSSLSQRDSPEQSVVIGDVVVPVSQLPDALDEFREAADDHGLKVVFFGHIGDGNVHANIFADMGREEIRKRVDAFQMSLGRIALNHGGSVSAEHGIGIEKKELLKMELGARDSEFSITLMRRMREVFDPNNILNRGKIFD, from the coding sequence ATGAAGCTGGTGGAAGAACTTGAGAAAGCTTGTGGTAAAGACGTGCTGACCAAGAAAGAGGAGCTTTTGCCTTACATGAGGGACGCCTCATATTTCGAAGGTAAACTTCCGGATGCCGTTGTTCTGGCGACCAGTGCTGAAGAAATTTCCAAGGTTATGAAGATATGCAATGAGCACAAGTCCCATGTAACAATAAGGGGCGGCGGGTCCTCGCTGACCGGTTCATCAGTGCCGGATGGAGGCGGCATTGTAATAAGTGTCGCCAGAATGAATCGTATCCTTGAGATCAGGCCATCTGACAATGTTGTGGTTGCAGAATCTGGAGTGAGACTGGACGAGCTTAACGACCGGCTGAGCAGTATTGGATTCTTCTATCCACCGGATCCGGCCAGTTCCATTTCCGCAACCGTTGGAGGTACAATATGTACAAATGCTGGGGGGCTGAGAGCTGCTACCTATGGCACGACGAAGGAGTGGGTACTTGGGCTTCAGGTAGTTCTCCCTACAGGGGAGATCATAGAAACCGGAGGATACACTCTCAAAAGGAGCAAGGGCTATGACCTTACTGGCCTGATGATTGGCAGCGAGGGGACTCTTGGCGTCATAACGAAGGCTATCCTGAAGATCTGGCCCCTGCCGGAGGAGACAGGGAGAATACTAGCGTACTTCAGGGACATAAGGGCAGCTGGCCGCGCTATTTCTGAACTGAAGTCAAGGGGCATTATCCCTTATGTTGCAGAATTCATGGACAGAATGTCAATGGATTCTATCACCAGGGCAAAGGGGATGAAGTTTCCAGAAGAGGCAAAGTATCTACTTCTAGTAGATGTTGCTTCAAGCTCAGAATCCATGGATCGCGTTCTTGATCGGGCAGCTGCTATAATAGGAGAGAGCATGCCGGTCTACATGATCACCACAAGAGATAAGATCGAGATGCAGAAAATGTATGAAGCACGCAAAGGGCTGTATTCATCCTCTTTGAGCCAACGCGATTCTCCAGAGCAAAGCGTAGTGATTGGCGACGTCGTTGTGCCCGTTTCTCAGCTACCAGACGCTTTGGATGAGTTCAGGGAGGCCGCGGACGACCACGGGCTTAAGGTTGTGTTCTTCGGTCACATTGGTGATGGAAATGTGCATGCAAATATATTCGCTGACATGGGACGCGAGGAGATCCGAAAACGTGTTGACGCTTTTCAGATGTCCCTGGGAAGAATTGCGTTGAATCACGGTGGATCGGTATCTGCGGAACATGGAATAGGCATCGAGAAGAAAGAACTGCTGAAGATGGAACTCGGTGCCAGGGACTCGGAATTTAGCATAACGCTCATGAGGAGGATGCGTGAAGTCTTCGATCCCAATAACATATTGAACCGGGGGAAAATTTTTGACTGA
- a CDS encoding (Fe-S)-binding protein has product MTDFDQLVAEMNAEVQKCVNCGFCESVCPTLPSSGFNAIIGARGRVDLGKAFVDDVKRNGRSELDMSESFYSCLDCFACLQVCPAGVNAGIVSEIGREIVAGSGEFTGSKENNFAKMVVEATMRYGNPLGVREKCSDWADGLEFNHNSDTLLYTGNMYQLMAFSESLSRMQRYMGSLAELLAGVVANHTTLIKITGSMANRETQYRVNGFLKSIYKLLRMAGVDFNYLGKEEPYPGTFIYDLGYKEKFLEYGKRVIELFRNHGVRTIITVDPHTYDILNNQYRENFKDFDFEVVHYLDYLNDLRFSHNRGTVTLHEPCHFVLRNNTYSKPTEILRRVADVIYPERSGKHTLCCGGPAELMFGNLTKNISEKRFDQLKAAGADNIVTACPICYVNLNKDGSITDLSQYLLESL; this is encoded by the coding sequence TTGACTGACTTCGATCAACTCGTTGCAGAAATGAATGCGGAGGTGCAGAAATGTGTCAATTGTGGTTTCTGCGAGAGCGTATGCCCGACCCTCCCATCGTCAGGCTTCAATGCTATTATCGGCGCAAGAGGCAGAGTCGATCTTGGTAAGGCTTTTGTGGATGACGTGAAGAGGAACGGAAGGAGCGAACTGGATATGTCCGAATCATTCTATTCATGCCTGGACTGCTTCGCCTGCTTGCAAGTTTGCCCTGCGGGCGTTAATGCTGGTATAGTGAGTGAGATCGGCAGGGAGATTGTTGCTGGCTCTGGAGAATTCACCGGTAGCAAGGAGAACAATTTCGCGAAAATGGTTGTTGAAGCTACTATGAGGTATGGAAATCCCCTTGGAGTAAGGGAAAAGTGTTCTGACTGGGCTGATGGTCTTGAGTTCAACCACAATTCTGATACCCTGCTTTACACCGGCAATATGTATCAGCTCATGGCATTCAGTGAGTCACTCAGTAGGATGCAGAGATACATGGGTTCACTGGCAGAACTTCTGGCAGGCGTTGTTGCAAATCACACCACACTGATAAAAATTACAGGATCTATGGCAAATCGTGAAACACAGTATCGTGTCAATGGTTTCCTTAAAAGCATATACAAGCTATTGCGAATGGCTGGCGTAGATTTCAATTATCTTGGGAAAGAAGAGCCTTATCCTGGTACATTCATATACGATCTGGGTTATAAGGAAAAGTTTCTGGAATATGGAAAGCGGGTAATCGAACTCTTCAGGAATCATGGGGTCAGAACCATTATTACTGTTGATCCGCACACATATGATATATTGAATAATCAGTACAGGGAAAACTTCAAGGATTTTGATTTCGAAGTCGTTCATTACCTTGATTACCTTAATGATCTTAGGTTTTCGCATAATCGCGGTACCGTTACCTTACATGAACCTTGTCATTTTGTACTGAGGAATAATACTTATTCGAAGCCAACCGAAATCCTCCGGAGAGTTGCAGACGTGATTTATCCCGAAAGAAGCGGAAAGCATACTTTGTGCTGTGGTGGCCCTGCAGAACTCATGTTTGGTAATCTAACAAAGAATATTTCTGAAAAGAGGTTTGATCAGCTTAAAGCCGCTGGGGCAGATAATATTGTTACTGCGTGTCCAATCTGTTATGTCAACCTCAACAAAGATGGAAGCATCACCGATCTGTCTCAGTACCTGCTGGAAAGTTTATGA
- a CDS encoding MFS transporter: MTQKETIAEAFLTPEQKSSYRWVMATISGIVMTTSFISLSAFSIVAPSIAQSMSVNSNTLTVYGVDAFSIGLFIAFFIGHGGIFDTRIGTGVIVAQVCLIVPEFLIPSSVNIYMITALRFFQGFMIMMLALFSIQLSGWFRSSERGRSLSFTLGAITLGSAAGGILSGVFSSMSWQITYYITGVVMIAGAAVYFSLARSSKSQLDLIKKAKSVKHQGAWKNPMTWIMGIIQVPVTWVLFSLGGYMSTFSEHLGYTTSQATEIVIIWGLVGFAAAFAGGILGDRWAGLGNSNRQIFNSRLRIMTIADMFMGAGALLMVTVGGISFYWLVLAVSFSALLMMFPPNYWASAGNVFPVAILGSGAFGMGLISNSADAIGPLVSSFLVPDFGWSGVFALMFIISLFGVLLNLVISRARFDIAPD; this comes from the coding sequence ATGACCCAAAAGGAGACGATTGCGGAAGCATTCTTGACACCAGAACAAAAATCCTCTTACAGATGGGTAATGGCTACGATTTCCGGCATTGTCATGACTACCAGTTTCATATCGCTGTCTGCTTTCAGCATTGTAGCTCCGTCAATTGCTCAGAGCATGAGTGTCAACAGCAACACTCTCACTGTTTACGGTGTAGACGCATTTTCCATTGGCCTTTTCATTGCATTCTTCATCGGTCACGGTGGAATCTTTGACACCAGAATAGGCACTGGGGTAATAGTTGCCCAGGTTTGCTTGATAGTTCCTGAGTTCCTGATCCCATCCTCTGTCAACATATATATGATAACTGCGCTGCGGTTTTTCCAGGGCTTCATGATCATGATGCTCGCCCTGTTCTCCATTCAGCTTTCAGGGTGGTTCAGATCGTCTGAACGTGGTAGGTCCCTTTCGTTTACCCTAGGTGCTATAACATTGGGAAGTGCCGCTGGCGGCATACTTTCAGGTGTGTTCAGTTCCATGAGCTGGCAGATAACATACTATATCACGGGTGTGGTGATGATCGCCGGTGCCGCAGTATATTTTTCTCTTGCAAGGTCTTCAAAGTCACAGTTAGACCTCATAAAGAAGGCTAAATCAGTAAAACATCAAGGTGCGTGGAAGAATCCCATGACATGGATCATGGGAATTATACAGGTTCCTGTAACATGGGTACTTTTCAGCCTTGGCGGGTATATGTCAACATTTTCAGAGCACCTCGGGTACACAACTTCTCAAGCAACGGAGATCGTGATAATCTGGGGACTAGTGGGATTCGCAGCCGCTTTTGCAGGCGGAATTTTAGGTGATCGATGGGCAGGACTTGGGAATTCAAACAGACAGATTTTCAATTCAAGGTTGAGAATAATGACGATTGCAGATATGTTCATGGGAGCGGGTGCGCTTCTCATGGTAACTGTTGGAGGAATTTCCTTCTACTGGTTGGTTCTTGCAGTTTCCTTTAGCGCATTACTTATGATGTTCCCGCCAAATTATTGGGCTTCAGCTGGGAATGTGTTCCCTGTTGCCATATTAGGATCTGGCGCATTCGGTATGGGACTTATTTCTAATTCTGCTGACGCAATAGGACCTCTGGTATCATCATTCCTGGTTCCGGATTTTGGATGGAGCGGAGTATTTGCCTTAATGTTCATCATATCACTTTTCGGCGTGCTACTGAATCTGGTTATATCCAGAGCGAGATTTGACATTGCACCGGATTAA
- a CDS encoding universal stress protein: MKAVVAYDDSDAAKQALRFSMKFSAVIDEYIIVYVTPSLVGVTPTFDTYIPASVYQRQEETSESIIASAKNVMGEGSVNASFVNMDSKGETVPKSIMRVAKERGADLIITGTRKLSGLSKAILGSVSSEIIKLSDIPVLIAPPL, from the coding sequence ATGAAAGCGGTTGTTGCGTATGATGATTCAGATGCGGCGAAACAGGCACTCAGGTTTTCAATGAAATTCAGTGCGGTAATTGACGAGTACATAATTGTATATGTAACGCCGTCTCTGGTTGGTGTTACACCAACTTTTGATACTTATATTCCTGCAAGCGTATACCAGAGGCAGGAAGAGACATCTGAAAGTATAATTGCCTCTGCTAAAAATGTAATGGGCGAAGGAAGTGTCAACGCATCGTTTGTGAATATGGATTCGAAGGGAGAGACTGTCCCGAAGTCTATTATGAGAGTTGCGAAGGAAAGAGGTGCTGACCTCATCATAACAGGCACAAGGAAATTATCAGGTTTAAGCAAGGCGATCCTGGGTTCGGTAAGTTCTGAAATAATAAAGTTGAGCGATATTCCCGTACTTATTGCACCTCCCCTATAA
- a CDS encoding 30S ribosomal protein S17e yields the protein MGSIRSSNVKRVAKEIVEKNAEAFTEDFTKNKELLKTSVTGISKNTLNAIAGYATRTVVKKRMKLQREIEEGSVTV from the coding sequence ATGGGAAGTATCAGGTCTTCAAACGTAAAAAGAGTTGCTAAAGAAATTGTCGAAAAAAATGCGGAAGCATTTACAGAGGACTTCACAAAGAATAAGGAGTTACTTAAGACTTCAGTAACTGGAATATCAAAGAATACTCTTAATGCCATAGCAGGTTATGCCACCAGAACGGTGGTTAAGAAGAGAATGAAGTTGCAGCGTGAAATTGAGGAAGGATCTGTCACTGTCTGA